In Sphingobacterium sp. lm-10, one DNA window encodes the following:
- the rplT gene encoding 50S ribosomal protein L20: MPRSVNAVASRRRRKRIMKMAKGYFGSRSKVYTIAKNTIEKGLQYAYRDRKTKKREFRALWIQRINAGARQHGISYSQLIGKLSAKNIGLNRKVLADLALNNPDAFKAVVDAVK, from the coding sequence ATGCCACGTTCGGTTAACGCAGTAGCTTCGAGAAGAAGAAGAAAAAGAATCATGAAAATGGCCAAAGGCTATTTTGGTTCACGTAGCAAAGTTTATACTATTGCTAAAAATACAATTGAAAAAGGTTTACAGTACGCTTACCGCGACCGTAAAACCAAAAAACGCGAGTTCAGAGCTTTATGGATCCAGCGTATCAATGCGGGTGCCCGTCAACACGGTATCTCGTATTCTCAACTAATTGGTAAATTGAGTGCTAAAAACATTGGCTTGAACCGTAAGGTATTGGCTGACTTAGCATTAAACAATCCAGATGCTTTCAAAGCAGTTGTAGACGCAGTAAAATAG
- the tsaD gene encoding tRNA (adenosine(37)-N6)-threonylcarbamoyltransferase complex transferase subunit TsaD: MTVILGIESSCDETSASICIDGKIKSNIIANQLVHAKYGGVVPEAASRAHQQNIIPTVNEAIKRANISKEDISAVAFTRGPGLLGSLLVGTSFAKSFALARNIPLLDINHMQAHILAHFIEDPQPQFPFLCLTVSGGHTQIVLVKDYFEMELIGETLDDAAGEAFDKTAKILGLPYPGGPLIDQYATHGDPRAFSLPEPQIEGLNFSFSGLKTAILYLVQREMRQNPDFLKLRIEDLCASVQDRIVSILLNKLKKAVKQTGVRQVAIAGGVSANSGLRSQLLVLGEQLRADVFIPKFEYCTDNAAMIAIAGYHKFLKGEFVGQDIVPMARMAVG, encoded by the coding sequence ATGACTGTCATCCTTGGTATAGAATCTTCCTGCGACGAGACTTCAGCATCTATCTGCATAGATGGCAAAATTAAGTCAAATATTATTGCGAACCAACTCGTGCATGCGAAGTATGGTGGCGTTGTCCCAGAGGCGGCTTCTAGGGCTCATCAGCAGAATATAATCCCTACGGTAAATGAAGCGATCAAGCGGGCTAATATCTCTAAAGAGGATATCAGTGCTGTGGCTTTTACCCGCGGACCAGGCCTATTAGGCTCTTTATTGGTAGGAACTTCTTTCGCCAAATCTTTTGCATTAGCACGCAATATTCCTTTGCTGGATATCAACCACATGCAGGCACATATTCTGGCACATTTCATAGAAGATCCTCAGCCACAGTTTCCATTTCTATGTCTTACTGTTTCTGGTGGCCACACGCAGATTGTATTAGTAAAAGATTATTTCGAGATGGAGCTCATCGGAGAAACATTGGACGATGCTGCGGGCGAAGCTTTTGACAAGACGGCCAAAATTTTAGGCTTGCCCTACCCAGGAGGGCCATTAATTGACCAATACGCTACTCATGGCGATCCACGTGCATTCTCCTTGCCAGAGCCTCAAATTGAAGGCTTAAACTTTAGTTTTTCGGGGTTAAAAACCGCTATTTTGTACCTGGTGCAGCGAGAGATGCGGCAAAATCCAGACTTTTTGAAGCTTAGAATCGAGGATCTTTGTGCTAGCGTGCAGGATCGTATTGTTTCCATCTTATTAAACAAGCTCAAAAAAGCGGTTAAACAAACGGGTGTTCGTCAGGTTGCGATTGCAGGCGGCGTGTCGGCTAATTCTGGCTTGCGTAGCCAATTGCTAGTGTTGGGAGAGCAGCTTCGCGCGGACGTGTTTATCCCTAAGTTTGAATACTGTACGGATAATGCTGCCATGATTGCGATCGCTGGTTACCATAAATTTTTAAAGGGAGAATTTGTAGGGCAGGATATCGTACCCATGGCGCGGATGGCGGTTGGTTAA
- a CDS encoding TonB family protein translates to MHNKPDIALIRRYVRGELSPQEMFEIERAAEADELLMDVLIGMEAEYAQGVNAEALPELQQQIQKRSKPRPRPVQPLYYRWVGLAASLLLVLGISMYVFLEPERAEQQLTQNTAEEAPYEQDTVPSPSSSSEMSIAGIDKKPVRPSSNQEKTLAYSKVEAPTAARQKNKTASRPAALDTIPIQIIPSNTEELVSRSLFDEHQALIAGDHTTAYSKTSARAAQTILPGQQMVTGLQPIALEDVKSITTGIVIDGETQRPISGATIRDLQMKVLVKTDSTGRFIVGSNSEKPVLNVQSAGFESADHVANGAMRIALKRKQGSKSATTLNSSVPKDKSENSRPEMGLKAYRLHIDSLAKASGLGVGDVTLLFSINAQGKPINIRLKKSSGNRRQDEEAIRILKNGPNWIKGRKDELVEWKIQF, encoded by the coding sequence ATGCATAACAAGCCAGACATAGCACTTATTCGTCGTTACGTGCGGGGTGAACTATCGCCACAGGAGATGTTTGAGATTGAAAGAGCCGCGGAAGCGGATGAGTTGCTGATGGATGTGCTTATCGGAATGGAAGCAGAATATGCCCAAGGCGTTAATGCTGAAGCCCTGCCCGAACTGCAACAACAGATCCAAAAGCGCAGCAAACCGCGACCACGCCCTGTTCAACCACTTTATTATCGTTGGGTCGGGCTGGCAGCTTCCCTGCTACTGGTACTCGGCATCAGTATGTACGTTTTTTTAGAACCGGAACGCGCGGAACAACAACTTACACAAAATACAGCGGAGGAGGCACCTTATGAGCAGGATACGGTACCATCACCGTCATCATCGTCCGAAATGAGTATTGCAGGTATAGATAAAAAGCCCGTAAGGCCGAGCAGTAATCAGGAAAAGACATTAGCGTACAGCAAGGTCGAAGCACCTACGGCAGCACGACAGAAAAACAAAACGGCATCTCGGCCAGCCGCCTTGGATACCATCCCAATCCAGATTATCCCTTCCAATACCGAAGAATTGGTCTCGCGGAGTCTTTTCGATGAACATCAAGCATTGATTGCAGGTGATCATACGACTGCGTATTCCAAGACCAGTGCACGTGCAGCACAAACGATATTGCCAGGACAGCAAATGGTGACTGGTTTACAACCTATAGCACTGGAAGATGTAAAATCGATCACGACCGGAATAGTGATTGATGGAGAAACGCAACGACCAATTTCAGGAGCGACGATTCGCGATCTACAGATGAAAGTTCTCGTGAAGACGGACTCGACCGGACGCTTTATTGTAGGCTCAAACTCCGAAAAACCAGTATTAAATGTCCAATCTGCCGGCTTTGAAAGTGCTGATCATGTGGCAAACGGTGCGATGCGTATCGCGCTGAAGCGCAAGCAAGGCAGCAAATCCGCAACCACTTTAAATAGTTCTGTACCAAAAGATAAGTCAGAAAACAGCCGCCCGGAAATGGGATTGAAGGCGTATCGGTTACACATAGATAGTTTAGCTAAAGCCAGTGGACTGGGAGTTGGCGACGTGACGCTCTTATTTTCCATCAACGCACAAGGCAAACCAATCAATATTCGCTTGAAAAAAAGCAGTGGCAACAGACGGCAAGATGAGGAAGCGATCAGAATTCTGAAAAACGGTCCAAATTGGATTAAAGGGCGTAAAGATGAATTGGTGGAATGGAAGATTCAGTTCTAA
- a CDS encoding sigma-70 family RNA polymerase sigma factor codes for MGLFKSSGSDDKPDELLLLHYHESKDLGLLGDLYQRHTEMIYYVCFRYFKDSERSKDAVMQIFEELIHKIDRQEIKNFQKWIYVVAKNHCLMALRSDKARHKEYSESFVEFSVAPHPEEDYTTKEDRLQALERCIEKLPEKQKRAVELFFLQEKCYKDITILTGYSMDGVKSYIQNGKRNLKHCIEREQDA; via the coding sequence ATGGGGCTATTCAAATCATCAGGGAGCGACGACAAACCGGACGAATTATTGCTTTTACATTATCATGAAAGCAAAGATTTAGGGCTATTGGGCGATTTGTATCAGCGGCATACAGAGATGATCTACTACGTCTGCTTCCGTTATTTCAAGGATAGCGAACGCAGTAAGGATGCGGTAATGCAGATTTTTGAGGAATTGATCCACAAAATAGATCGTCAGGAGATCAAGAATTTTCAAAAATGGATCTATGTAGTAGCGAAGAACCATTGTTTGATGGCCTTGCGTTCGGATAAAGCGAGGCATAAAGAATATTCTGAAAGTTTTGTGGAATTCTCGGTGGCTCCGCATCCAGAAGAAGATTATACCACCAAAGAAGATCGTTTGCAAGCATTGGAGCGTTGTATTGAAAAACTACCGGAGAAACAAAAACGTGCTGTAGAATTGTTTTTCTTACAGGAGAAATGTTATAAAGACATCACGATCCTGACAGGATATAGCATGGATGGGGTGAAAAGTTATATACAAAATGGGAAACGCAATTTAAAGCATTGTATAGAAAGGGAGCAGGATGCATAA
- a CDS encoding von Willebrand factor type A domain-containing protein gives MKVNQVKSVLILIVLFAIQSAAAKQITGYVKVKGSNIALPEVLVQIKGLSTQTKTGKNGYYEIQAENGQTLVFSIVGFESLEKVVDKGNRIDAALEPAQIVSANDLLMDQHTLTAHNTTQYTPTMQKEAMVRVGGVHVRPMYRSATFNQSESYKKVNENTFLRAVQEPLSTFAADVDAASYSNVRRFINQGQLPPVDAVRVEEMINYFSYDLSAPTNGDPVRVVTEVTQAPWNTKHQLLRVSLKAKDISSAKLPAANFVFLIDVSGSMGSPNKLPLVKSSYKMLVDQLREQDRVAIVTYAGAAGVAMESTSGKEKRKIKDAIDALQASGATAGGAGLLKAYQIARANLVKGGNNRIIMATDGDFNVGASTDEDMETLIAKERNGGVFISILGYGMGNYKDSKLEALANKGHGNYAYIDNISEARKAIITEFGASLFTVAKDVKIQVEFNPYFVQSYRLVGYEHNLLEAADFNNDEKLGGDMGVGHTVTALYEIIPQGVKSNFDGSVDGLKYQEDIRPKTTTNKQELATVKFRYKEPDGDVSKLTSHVVNPKIIPLANASNDLRFATAVAELGMLIRNSDYKQQADFDQLIARAKDSQGKDEEGYRAEFVRLAQDAQALWRADQ, from the coding sequence ATGAAAGTAAATCAGGTGAAAAGCGTATTAATCTTGATCGTGCTATTCGCGATCCAGTCGGCTGCGGCCAAGCAAATAACGGGTTATGTTAAAGTAAAAGGTTCTAATATCGCGCTACCCGAGGTATTAGTTCAGATAAAAGGGTTGTCTACACAAACTAAGACAGGTAAAAATGGCTATTACGAGATTCAGGCTGAAAACGGGCAAACCTTGGTTTTTTCCATCGTAGGGTTTGAGAGTTTAGAAAAGGTAGTTGATAAGGGAAATAGGATAGATGCTGCATTGGAGCCAGCGCAGATCGTGAGCGCAAACGACCTATTGATGGATCAACATACATTGACGGCACATAATACCACGCAATATACACCCACCATGCAGAAAGAGGCAATGGTTCGGGTTGGTGGGGTGCACGTGCGGCCGATGTATCGATCAGCTACGTTCAATCAATCAGAAAGCTATAAAAAAGTAAATGAAAACACATTCCTGCGCGCTGTTCAGGAACCGCTATCGACATTTGCAGCAGATGTAGATGCCGCATCGTATAGTAACGTGCGCCGTTTTATTAACCAAGGTCAACTTCCGCCTGTAGATGCCGTCCGTGTGGAAGAGATGATTAATTATTTCTCTTACGACTTGTCTGCTCCGACAAATGGTGACCCCGTGCGTGTGGTTACCGAAGTGACTCAAGCTCCATGGAATACGAAGCATCAGTTACTTCGCGTGTCGCTCAAAGCAAAAGATATATCCAGTGCGAAGCTCCCTGCTGCTAATTTTGTTTTTCTGATTGATGTATCGGGATCGATGGGTAGTCCCAATAAATTACCACTCGTGAAAAGTTCGTACAAGATGTTGGTGGATCAGCTTCGTGAGCAGGACCGCGTCGCGATTGTGACCTATGCCGGAGCGGCTGGTGTCGCGATGGAAAGCACATCAGGAAAAGAAAAAAGAAAAATTAAAGATGCAATCGATGCATTGCAGGCCTCGGGAGCGACTGCAGGTGGAGCGGGATTGCTCAAAGCTTATCAGATTGCTCGGGCTAATCTCGTAAAAGGTGGTAATAATCGCATCATCATGGCTACAGACGGTGATTTCAATGTAGGCGCGTCTACCGATGAAGATATGGAAACGCTGATAGCTAAGGAGCGCAACGGTGGCGTATTTATTTCCATCTTAGGTTACGGCATGGGGAATTATAAAGACAGTAAGTTAGAAGCGTTGGCCAATAAGGGACATGGTAATTATGCTTATATCGATAATATTTCGGAAGCCCGGAAAGCAATCATCACCGAGTTTGGAGCTAGTTTGTTTACCGTGGCAAAGGATGTAAAGATACAAGTAGAGTTTAATCCTTATTTCGTGCAATCGTATCGTTTGGTTGGATATGAGCATAACCTGTTGGAGGCAGCTGATTTCAATAACGACGAGAAGCTTGGCGGTGATATGGGTGTTGGTCATACCGTGACCGCCTTGTACGAGATCATTCCGCAAGGTGTAAAAAGTAATTTTGACGGATCCGTAGATGGTTTGAAATATCAGGAAGACATCAGGCCGAAAACAACAACCAACAAGCAAGAACTGGCTACGGTAAAATTTAGGTATAAAGAGCCAGATGGCGACGTCAGTAAGCTGACTTCTCACGTGGTCAATCCGAAGATTATACCATTGGCAAATGCTTCTAACGACCTCCGGTTCGCTACTGCCGTAGCGGAGTTGGGAATGCTGATTCGAAACTCGGATTACAAACAGCAAGCAGATTTTGATCAATTGATTGCTCGGGCAAAAGATTCCCAAGGAAAAGATGAAGAAGGGTATCGCGCTGAGTTTGTCCGATTAGCGCAGGATGCACAAGCGCTGTGGAGGGCAGATCAATAG
- a CDS encoding YnfA family protein, with the protein MDLKSIPIFLLAGLCEIGGGYLIWLWLRADKPWWFALLGAIILVFYGVVATWQSADFARVYATYGGIFIVLSIIWAMIFDDFKPDRYDIIGGLIALIGVSIIYYAPRS; encoded by the coding sequence ATGGATCTTAAATCAATTCCTATATTTCTGTTGGCTGGTCTCTGTGAGATTGGAGGCGGTTATTTGATATGGTTATGGCTCCGCGCCGACAAACCGTGGTGGTTTGCCTTGCTTGGAGCCATAATTCTTGTCTTTTACGGTGTGGTAGCCACATGGCAATCTGCCGATTTCGCTCGAGTGTATGCTACATATGGAGGCATTTTTATCGTGCTGTCCATCATTTGGGCAATGATATTTGATGATTTCAAGCCAGATCGATACGATATCATTGGTGGATTGATCGCACTTATTGGTGTCTCCATTATCTACTACGCTCCACGATCCTAG
- a CDS encoding thioredoxin-like domain-containing protein has protein sequence MTHIVSLLCSAQTAVIKGEFEGTNVSSILIGIPIDGQFYNRDMKTSHPLKKQDKTFRKEIILTSPALIPIEVGQLYGEFYLEPGKELDLRIVNSNGKKLLTDRGVFAKGNGLLNEVIESLYKKSFEKRRYIQLARHAERFYEKPVREQSLFLDSCKQFHQEVLQSWNKIHGTGGLSDKQYQLGYAALTNRALVFPLFIFVNNIKTFDQLSKSERQMFFYTADGITDMFGSIEGWFTGIDLSSFLFNYTLILARRDTAEITNDFSSINKQLARYAKLPAPFDRWRIAQSIKGNFKSGFEQYSYQDVMAIYEKHYPKDGLYFMLDSLHKVAEGKRIRYTDGFGLYPDSLSTYKFYYENGLPTVGYVANFSSFESVLATSSRSKAIFVDLWATWCEPCIKQFAHSKELNRRLRERDIFTVYVSIDAADKRDVWEYTARGHALEGSHVLLSPELKKELKQKYKLNTIPRYMLATADGRVLIPDASASPSDMDALMNEIDAFLKTE, from the coding sequence ATGACTCATATAGTCTCTTTATTGTGTAGCGCCCAAACGGCTGTTATTAAAGGGGAGTTCGAAGGTACAAATGTTTCCAGCATATTAATTGGCATCCCGATTGACGGTCAGTTTTACAATAGAGATATGAAGACTAGCCATCCGCTCAAAAAGCAGGATAAGACGTTTAGAAAAGAAATTATTTTAACGTCGCCTGCTTTGATACCTATTGAAGTTGGACAGTTATATGGTGAATTTTACCTAGAACCTGGTAAAGAACTAGATTTACGTATAGTGAATTCTAATGGGAAAAAGCTATTAACAGATCGTGGAGTTTTCGCAAAAGGGAATGGTTTACTCAATGAAGTGATAGAATCTTTGTACAAAAAATCCTTTGAAAAAAGGCGATATATCCAGCTGGCCAGACATGCGGAAAGATTTTATGAAAAACCTGTAAGAGAACAATCTTTGTTTCTTGATAGCTGCAAGCAATTTCATCAGGAAGTGTTACAATCTTGGAATAAGATACATGGAACCGGTGGATTATCTGATAAGCAATATCAACTGGGATATGCCGCTTTAACAAATCGCGCTTTAGTTTTTCCTTTATTTATCTTCGTCAATAATATCAAAACTTTTGACCAACTGAGCAAATCTGAGCGACAAATGTTTTTCTACACAGCAGATGGTATAACCGACATGTTTGGCTCGATTGAAGGCTGGTTTACAGGAATAGACCTATCTAGTTTCCTTTTCAATTATACACTCATTTTAGCTAGGCGAGATACGGCTGAAATTACAAATGATTTCTCCTCTATAAACAAACAGCTAGCTCGTTATGCAAAGTTGCCTGCGCCCTTTGATCGTTGGCGTATTGCACAATCCATAAAGGGTAATTTCAAATCCGGCTTTGAGCAATATAGCTACCAAGATGTGATGGCTATCTACGAGAAGCATTATCCCAAAGATGGCTTATACTTTATGTTGGATAGCTTACATAAGGTAGCCGAAGGTAAGCGTATCCGCTATACGGATGGCTTCGGCCTTTATCCAGACAGCTTGTCCACCTATAAGTTCTACTACGAGAATGGATTACCCACAGTGGGTTATGTGGCTAATTTTTCCTCTTTTGAATCGGTCTTAGCCACTAGTAGCAGGAGCAAGGCTATCTTTGTAGACTTGTGGGCAACTTGGTGCGAGCCCTGTATCAAGCAATTCGCACACAGTAAGGAGCTAAACCGTCGTTTACGCGAACGCGATATATTTACAGTATATGTATCCATTGATGCCGCTGATAAACGTGATGTGTGGGAATATACTGCCCGTGGTCATGCATTAGAAGGTTCTCACGTGCTATTATCCCCAGAGTTGAAAAAAGAGTTAAAGCAGAAATATAAACTCAACACCATCCCACGTTATATGCTAGCTACCGCCGATGGCCGAGTGTTGATCCCTGATGCTTCAGCTTCACCTTCTGATATGGATGCGCTGATGAACGAAATTGATGCGTTTTTGAAAACCGAATAA
- the rpmI gene encoding 50S ribosomal protein L35 has protein sequence MPKVKTNSSAKKRFKLTGTGKIARKSAFKSHILTKKTTKQKRNLTQTSYVHDADMGNVKRMLAIGK, from the coding sequence ATGCCAAAAGTAAAAACCAATTCCAGCGCAAAGAAACGCTTCAAGCTAACTGGAACAGGTAAAATTGCAAGAAAAAGTGCCTTCAAAAGCCACATCTTGACTAAGAAAACGACTAAACAGAAACGTAACTTGACACAAACTAGTTATGTTCATGATGCAGATATGGGCAATGTGAAACGCATGCTTGCTATCGGTAAATAA
- the infC gene encoding translation initiation factor IF-3: MAKSSNFGNRGRGPIRKKEPEHRINENIRVPEIRLVGDNIEPGIYPTRKAVELADELELDLVEISPNATPPVCKIIDYSKFVYEQKKKQKEIKANAKQTVIKEIRFGPNTSDHDFEFKLKHAMKFLESGEKVRAYVHFKGRAIVFKEQGEILLLRFAQALEDYGKVELLPKLEGKRMFLTLAPKVAAKK, translated from the coding sequence TTGGCAAAAAGTAGCAATTTTGGTAATAGAGGTAGAGGGCCAATCCGTAAGAAGGAACCTGAACACCGCATCAATGAAAACATCCGCGTACCTGAGATACGTTTAGTCGGTGATAATATCGAGCCTGGGATTTATCCCACTCGCAAAGCGGTAGAACTTGCTGATGAGTTGGAGTTGGATTTGGTGGAGATTTCTCCAAATGCCACGCCTCCCGTTTGTAAAATCATTGACTACAGTAAATTCGTTTACGAGCAAAAGAAAAAACAAAAGGAAATAAAGGCAAATGCGAAACAAACCGTGATCAAAGAGATCCGTTTTGGACCCAACACCAGCGACCATGACTTTGAATTTAAGTTGAAGCATGCGATGAAGTTTCTAGAAAGTGGCGAGAAAGTACGCGCTTATGTACACTTCAAGGGTCGTGCGATTGTGTTTAAGGAACAAGGGGAGATCTTATTGCTCCGTTTTGCACAAGCATTAGAAGACTATGGTAAAGTAGAATTGCTACCCAAATTAGAAGGTAAGCGTATGTTCTTGACCTTGGCGCCTAAGGTAGCAGCTAAAAAATAA
- the thrS gene encoding threonine--tRNA ligase: protein MINITLPDGSVRQYEKGTSAMQVALSISEGLARNVLAAEVDGEVWDASRAIEQDAKVKLLTWNDEQGKSTFWHSSAHLLAEALEALYPGIQFGIGPAIQTGFYYDVDFGDQEFSSDDFKKVEDKMLELAKQKEVFERRSVSKAEAIAYFEEKGDEYKLDLIKDLEDGKITFYSQGQFTDLCRGPHIPQTGVIKAIKLTNVAGAYWRGDESRKQLTRIYGVTFPKASELTDYLKMIEEAKKRDHRKLGKELELFAFSEKVGMGLPLWLPKGAALRQKLMDFLQKAQLKAGYEPVVTPHIGHKQLYVTSGHYEKYGEDAFQPIKTPVEGEEFFLKPMNCPHHCEIYKTKPRSYKDLPVRFAEFGTVYRYEQSGELHGLTRVRGFTQDDAHLFCRPDQVKEEFKKVIDLVLYVFGALGFEDYTAQISLRDPANKTKYIGTEENWTLAEQAIIEATAEKGLPSIIEYGEAAFYGPKLDFMVKDALGRKWQLGTIQVDYNLPERFELEYTGSDNQKHRPVMIHRAPFGSLERFVAVLIEHCAGQFPLWLAPEQFIILPVSEKYEEYAQNVLNFLNNSDIRGLIDLRDEKVGRKIRDAEMKKLPYMLIIGDKEIESGTVSVRKHGSVDLGSMTSEAFKDLLIKEITV, encoded by the coding sequence ATGATTAACATTACTCTTCCTGACGGTAGCGTCCGTCAGTATGAAAAAGGGACCTCTGCCATGCAGGTGGCCTTATCAATCTCAGAAGGTCTAGCTAGAAATGTATTGGCAGCTGAAGTCGATGGTGAAGTATGGGATGCATCCCGCGCAATCGAGCAAGATGCTAAAGTTAAACTCTTGACCTGGAATGATGAACAAGGTAAATCTACGTTCTGGCATTCTTCGGCCCATTTATTGGCCGAAGCATTGGAAGCATTGTATCCCGGCATTCAATTCGGTATAGGCCCTGCCATTCAAACCGGATTTTATTATGATGTGGACTTTGGCGATCAGGAATTTTCTTCTGACGACTTCAAGAAAGTCGAAGACAAAATGCTGGAATTGGCCAAACAGAAGGAAGTATTCGAACGGCGTTCGGTATCCAAAGCAGAAGCTATTGCTTATTTCGAGGAAAAAGGCGATGAGTATAAATTAGATCTAATCAAAGACCTGGAAGACGGTAAGATTACGTTTTACTCGCAAGGGCAATTCACGGATCTGTGCCGCGGACCACATATCCCGCAGACAGGCGTTATTAAAGCTATCAAGCTCACTAACGTTGCAGGAGCCTACTGGCGGGGAGATGAATCCCGTAAGCAATTGACTCGTATCTATGGTGTCACCTTTCCGAAAGCTTCAGAGCTGACCGATTATCTGAAAATGATCGAGGAAGCCAAAAAACGCGATCACCGCAAGCTGGGTAAGGAATTGGAGCTATTTGCCTTCTCCGAAAAAGTAGGGATGGGCTTGCCACTTTGGTTGCCAAAGGGAGCGGCCTTGCGTCAGAAGCTGATGGATTTCTTACAAAAGGCACAGTTGAAAGCAGGTTACGAACCGGTGGTAACACCACATATTGGACACAAACAGTTGTATGTGACTTCTGGTCATTACGAGAAATATGGTGAGGATGCTTTCCAGCCGATCAAAACACCAGTAGAAGGAGAAGAGTTCTTCTTAAAGCCGATGAACTGTCCGCACCATTGCGAGATTTATAAAACCAAACCACGATCGTATAAAGATTTGCCGGTGCGCTTTGCAGAGTTTGGAACAGTATATCGCTATGAACAGTCGGGTGAGCTACACGGACTAACCCGTGTGCGTGGGTTTACGCAAGACGATGCGCATTTGTTTTGTCGCCCGGATCAGGTAAAGGAAGAATTTAAAAAGGTAATTGATCTGGTTCTGTATGTCTTTGGAGCTTTAGGTTTCGAAGATTATACTGCTCAGATATCGCTACGCGATCCGGCCAATAAAACCAAATATATTGGTACAGAAGAAAACTGGACATTGGCAGAGCAAGCCATTATTGAGGCTACGGCAGAAAAGGGTTTGCCATCTATCATAGAATACGGTGAAGCGGCTTTCTATGGCCCTAAGCTGGACTTTATGGTGAAGGATGCATTAGGACGTAAATGGCAGTTGGGTACGATCCAGGTGGACTACAATCTTCCTGAGCGTTTTGAATTGGAATACACGGGTAGTGATAACCAAAAACACCGTCCGGTGATGATTCATAGAGCACCTTTCGGATCTTTGGAACGCTTCGTGGCGGTGTTGATCGAGCACTGTGCTGGTCAATTCCCGTTATGGCTTGCTCCTGAGCAATTTATCATTCTTCCGGTTTCTGAAAAATACGAGGAATACGCGCAAAATGTTTTAAATTTCCTAAATAATTCCGATATTCGCGGACTGATTGACTTACGTGATGAGAAGGTAGGTCGTAAAATCCGTGACGCCGAGATGAAAAAACTGCCTTATATGTTGATTATAGGGGATAAAGAGATCGAAAGTGGCACGGTATCTGTTCGTAAGCATGGGTCAGTCGATCTGGGTTCAATGACCTCAGAAGCATTCAAAGATTTATTAATTAAAGAAATAACGGTTTAA